The genomic segment TGATCGGCGGTGAGGATCAAGATATCATTGTCTTTCACCCGCGACATCAGCTCCGGCAAACGGCAGTCAAACAGCTCCAGCGCCGCCGCGTAACCGGCCACATCCCGCCGGTGGCCGTAGGCGGAATCGAAGTCAACGAAATTGGTGAACACCAGGGTGTTATCCCCCGCCGCGTCCATTTCCCGCACCGTCGCATCGAATAAGGCATCAAGGCCGGTGGCCTTCACCTTTTTACTGATGCCCACCTGGGCATAAATATCGGCAATCTTACCCACCGACACCACCGTCCCGCCTTTCTCTTCCACCAGCTTTTGCAAGATGGTGGCGGAGGGCGGCGGCACCGCTAAATCGTGTCGGTTGCCGGTACGCTCAAATTGGCCGGCCTTCGCGCCGACGAAGGGCCGGGCGATGACGCGGCCGATATTGTAACCGCCATCGGTGAGAATCTCGCGCGCTATCTCGCACAAATCATACAGACGCTGTAGGCCGAAAGTCTCTTCGTGGCAGGCTATCTGAAACACCGAATCCGCCGAGGTATAAAAAATCGGCTTGCCGGTGCGCATATGCTCTTCCCCCAACCGATCGAGGATCACCGTCCCCGAGGCGTGGCAATTGCCGAGAAAACCCGGCAAGCCCGCGCGGGCGACCAGCGTCTCCAGCAGCGCCTGCGGAAAGCTGTTTTCCGTTTCCGGGAAATAGCCCCAGTCGAACAGCACCGGTACGCCCGCGATTTCCCAGTGTCCCGATGGCGTATCTTTACCGGAGGAAATTTCGCTGGCATAGGCGTATGCGCCAATGATTTCCGCCTGCTTATCCAGCCCCGACGGAAAATGCCCGGTGGATTGTTCGCCGGCTTTGCCCAGCCCGAGGCGCGTCAGATGAGGCAGCTTCAGCGGCCCGTTGCGTCCGTGATTGGCGTCGCCGCGCTCACAGCGCTCGGCGATATGCCCCAGAGTGTCCGACCCGCGATCGCCAAATTTATCGGCATCGCCAGCGGCCCCGATACCGAATGAGTCCAGCACCATGATGAATACACGTTGCATCATTGTTCTCCTGCTTGCGGCGAAATGCCGGCCTATCGGCCGCTTTTGCACCGCGTTCGAGGGGAGCGGCGCGCACCGCTCCCGCAATAAAAAGCCGGCAGACTAATCGGCCGCCGCCGTAATGCGGCGGTAAACGACCGGTAACACTTCCGGCGCCCCGTCGTCGAGCTGGATGGCCGCGCGCACCGCCTCGGCCGCGCGCATCCAGCTTTCCTCGCTGACGGCCGCCGCCGAGCGCCACAACGGTCATCCCGAGCGCACGGGTATCCATGACGCGGATATAACCCGCGCTGGCGGGGAAGACCGGCTTACTTAGCGTCGCCACCGGCAGATAGTGATCATAGCGCTGGAGGCCAGGACCTGATTCATATCGGTCAGTAGCGCGGTGGTTTTGCACCCCGCGCCGTTGGCGACGCCCACAATGGCCTGCGCCAGCGCCTCGGAGCGCGCGAAAGTGGGCATCAGGGCGCCGGAGCCCACCTTCCACATCCATCACCAGCGCATCAAGCCCTTCCGCCAGTTTCATCGCCAGAATCGAGGCGGTGATAAGCGGAATCGAATCCACCGTAGCGGTAATATCGCGGGTGGCGGTAGATGCGCTTATCCGCCGGCGCCAGCGAATGGGTTTGCCCCATAATCGCCACGCCAATGTGTTTGATCTGGGCGCGGAAGGCGTCGTCGTCCAGGAAAATCGATAGCCGCGGAATCGCCTCCAGTTTGTCGAGCGTACCGCCGGTATGCCCCAGCCCGCGCCCCGACACCATCGGCACGAAACCGCCGCAGGC from the Candidatus Sodalis pierantonius str. SOPE genome contains:
- the deoB gene encoding phosphopentomutase, with product MQRVFIMVLDSFGIGAAGDADKFGDRGSDTLGHIAERCERGDANHGRNGPLKLPHLTRLGLGKAGEQSTGHFPSGLDKQAEIIGAYAYASEISSGKDTPSGHWEIAGVPVLFDWGYFPETENSFPQALLETLVARAGLPGFLGNCHASGTVILDRLGEEHMRTGKPIFYTSADSVFQIACHEETFGLQRLYDLCEIAREILTDGGYNIGRVIARPFVGAKAGQFERTGNRHDLAVPPPSATILQKLVEEKGGTVVSVGKIADIYAQVGISKKVKATGLDALFDATVREMDAAGDNTLVFTNFVDFDSAYGHRRDVAGYAAALELFDCRLPELMSRVKDNDILILTADHGCDPTWHGTDHTREHVPVLIYGPKVNPGFYGHRTTFADIGQTVARYFGLSPMDYGKAII